A stretch of Pseudoprevotella muciniphila DNA encodes these proteins:
- a CDS encoding porin, with protein MKKLLLLAALAVFPAITFAQQEEEETENGVVSVADKDGFVLKSKKGDFVFKPYLLVQGAANYNYYDDEGLDKAYNQDNVANSGFSIPYAVIGFTGKAFNKVSYNLTINAAESGGKLLQQAWVDLKLKEEIAVKAGKFKTPFTHAYLTTLGSTLFPQVPTSLTASSIMPYSLNAVTPSIATGFDLGVEVHGLLGKKFGYEVGIFNGTGAGTNSAKKTFSDDWHIPSLLYAGRFTYMPKGVMPSTQGDPNRLHEDKMLFGISLSENVESESESTNDFRAGLEFAMLKNRWYIGAEAYYMNVNFTKRQKIKEDFNYWGGYIQAGYFVTNQLQAALRYDFMDRNGTDKKGFLNMPAIGLNYFVPHTNLKIQGMYQFIGRTGHSTQLDRDIDDLGLAKHSARILLQYTF; from the coding sequence ATGAAAAAGTTATTATTACTCGCTGCTTTGGCAGTATTTCCTGCAATAACATTTGCACAACAAGAGGAAGAGGAAACAGAAAACGGTGTTGTATCCGTTGCCGACAAAGACGGATTTGTTCTGAAAAGCAAGAAAGGCGACTTCGTGTTCAAGCCCTATCTGCTTGTTCAAGGTGCAGCGAACTACAACTATTACGATGACGAAGGATTGGACAAAGCCTACAATCAGGATAATGTAGCGAATTCAGGTTTTTCCATACCATACGCAGTAATCGGTTTCACAGGCAAGGCCTTCAACAAAGTATCCTATAACCTGACAATCAATGCTGCTGAGAGTGGTGGCAAACTTCTTCAGCAGGCATGGGTGGACTTAAAGTTGAAAGAAGAAATTGCGGTGAAGGCTGGTAAGTTTAAGACCCCATTTACGCACGCCTATCTTACGACATTAGGTTCAACTCTTTTCCCACAAGTACCCACATCGCTCACTGCATCGAGCATCATGCCCTATTCGCTCAATGCCGTAACTCCATCTATTGCAACGGGCTTTGACCTTGGTGTGGAAGTTCATGGCTTATTGGGCAAGAAATTCGGTTACGAGGTTGGTATCTTCAACGGTACAGGTGCCGGTACAAACAGCGCAAAAAAAACATTTAGCGACGATTGGCATATTCCATCGCTATTATATGCAGGTCGGTTCACGTATATGCCAAAAGGCGTGATGCCATCGACACAGGGTGATCCGAACCGTCTGCACGAGGACAAGATGCTTTTTGGCATTTCACTGTCGGAAAATGTTGAAAGCGAAAGCGAAAGTACCAATGATTTTCGAGCCGGTCTGGAGTTCGCTATGCTCAAAAACAGATGGTATATCGGCGCAGAGGCCTACTACATGAACGTAAACTTCACAAAACGCCAGAAAATCAAAGAAGACTTTAATTACTGGGGAGGATACATACAGGCTGGTTATTTCGTGACCAATCAACTCCAAGCCGCCCTGCGCTATGATTTTATGGACAGAAACGGTACAGACAAGAAAGGCTTCCTAAATATGCCAGCCATAGGGCTGAACTATTTTGTTCCGCATACCAATCTGAAGATACAAGGCATGTATCAGTTCATCGGGCGCACAGGACACAGCACCCAACTTGACCGCGACATCGATGACCTTGGTCTTGCCAAGCACAGCGCAAGAATTTTGCTGCAATACACATTCTGA
- a CDS encoding Rid family hydrolase, producing the protein MSQQTVNFPNTFAEIYGFENVESAKEYHMMIHVKNFMLPFEEQLQSLVDTFYEVSSGLAGRPQAVMKRYFLSDAANQAGLVREINSDERSALSIIQQPPLDGSKVALWAYLVSDIEPTSTQSGTSVVFKRGKYTHLWTGGLSNEEKNSQSQTALIFKRYIKRLSEFDMTLERDCTRTWFFVSDIDNRYSGMVRARNDVFDSCGLTCDTHFIASTGIGGVQQDPSIFVQMDACATGGLDNGQKHYLYASDHLNRTSEYGVRFERGTYIDYGDRRHIFISGTASIDHKGDIMHSGNIINQTNRLLENIEALLKEADASFDDLAQVIVYLRDPSDFQIVRKICSERLPAKPLVIVHAPVCRPGWLVEMECIGIKKTEYPEYDSF; encoded by the coding sequence ATGTCCCAACAAACCGTAAATTTTCCGAACACGTTTGCAGAAATATATGGTTTCGAGAATGTCGAAAGCGCGAAAGAGTATCACATGATGATACATGTGAAAAACTTCATGCTCCCTTTCGAAGAACAACTTCAGTCGCTTGTTGATACTTTTTACGAAGTGTCTTCAGGTTTAGCCGGTCGTCCGCAGGCAGTGATGAAACGCTATTTCTTGAGCGATGCAGCAAACCAAGCAGGATTGGTAAGGGAAATCAACTCAGACGAGCGCTCTGCTCTTTCTATCATTCAGCAACCGCCACTTGATGGTTCTAAAGTGGCATTGTGGGCGTATCTTGTAAGCGATATTGAGCCGACGTCCACGCAGTCCGGTACATCTGTTGTATTCAAACGCGGCAAATATACACATCTTTGGACGGGTGGATTATCGAATGAAGAAAAGAACTCGCAATCGCAGACAGCATTGATATTCAAGCGCTACATTAAGCGACTTTCTGAATTTGACATGACCCTTGAAAGAGATTGCACACGCACATGGTTCTTTGTCAGCGATATAGACAACCGCTATTCAGGCATGGTAAGGGCTCGCAACGATGTATTCGATTCATGTGGACTGACCTGCGACACTCACTTCATTGCCAGTACTGGTATTGGGGGTGTTCAACAAGACCCAAGCATCTTTGTGCAAATGGATGCTTGCGCCACCGGAGGATTAGATAACGGACAGAAGCACTATCTTTATGCATCAGACCACCTGAACCGCACGAGCGAGTATGGTGTTCGCTTCGAACGCGGCACATACATTGACTATGGCGATCGCCGCCATATATTCATTTCAGGCACTGCGAGCATAGACCACAAAGGCGATATCATGCATTCAGGCAACATTATAAATCAGACAAACAGGTTGCTTGAAAACATTGAGGCACTGCTCAAGGAGGCTGACGCGTCGTTTGACGACTTGGCGCAAGTGATAGTATATCTCAGAGATCCATCTGATTTTCAGATTGTACGCAAAATCTGCTCGGAACGTCTTCCTGCAAAGCCTTTGGTAATTGTGCATGCCCCGGTTTGTCGTCCCGGATGGCTCGTAGAAATGGAATGCATCGGTATCAAAAAAACAGAGTATCCTGAATATGATTCGTTCTGA